One Oncorhynchus kisutch isolate 150728-3 linkage group LG30, Okis_V2, whole genome shotgun sequence genomic window, CTAGTTTATAACAGGTACAGTGTATCCTACCTATCTTACCTATCCATACCAGCAGCATCCTCTCTGCATATCACAACaggtacacctctctctctctctctctctctcgctccctctttctctccctcttttgttctttccctctatctctctctctgtctctccctttctctccctctcttgttctttctctctctctctctctgtctctccctttctctccctctcttgttctttccccctctctctctctctgtctctccctttctctctctctccttctttgtctTTCCGTTTCTCACAGACACTATCAGTTCAACGTGTTTAAACAAAGTGCACTTGCCAGTTGATACCGTCTCAGTGGCAGTGTAACCAACACCACTGTTCTTAGCTGTACTTTCCCAGGTCTTGTGCTCGTTATTTCCTGTTGTGTTTTGTCAGTGTTCCTCTTGCTGCCTCCGATCCCAGACTGTCTGCAGCCCAAGCAGCACCCTGTTCTCTATTTAGTGACCAGAGCCCCAGGGGACTATAAAGGAAATAGGAGGCCATTTGACagacgctctctctcttcctccggtgtctgtctgtctcggagtGAGACAAATATCTGTCTGTCTCGGAGTGAGacaaatgtctgtctgtctcggagtgagacaaatgtctgtctgtctcggagtgagacaaatgtctgtctgtctcggagtgagacaaatgtctgtctgtctcggagtgagacaaatgtctgtctgtctcggagtgagacaaatgtctgtctgtctcggagtgagacaaatgtctgtctgtctcggagtGAGACAAATATATGTCTGTCTCGGAGTGAGACAAATGTCTGTCTTTCTCGGAGAGATACAAATGTCTGTCTTTCTCGGAGTGAGacaaatgtctgtctgtctcggagtgagacaaatgtctgtctgtctcggagtGAGACAAATATCTGTCTGTCTCGGAGTGAGacaaatgtctgtctgtctcggagtGAGACAAATATATGTCTGTCTCGGAGTGAGacaaatgtctgtctgtctcggagtgagacaaatgtctgtctgtctcggagtgagacaaatgtctgtctgtctcggagtGAGACAAATGTCTGTCTTTCTCGGAGTGAGacaaatgtctgtctgtctcggagaGATacaaatgtctgtctgtctcggagtgagacaaatgtctgtctgtctcggagaGATACAAATATCTGTCTGTCTCGGAGTGAGacaaatgtctgtctgtctcggagtgagacaaatgtctgtctgtctcggagtgagacaaatgtctgtctgtctcggagtgagacaaatgtctgtctgtctcggagtgagacaaatgtctgtctgtctcggagtgagacaaatgtctgtctgtctcggagtgagacaaatgtctgtctgtctcggagtGAGACAAATATATGTCTGTCTCGGAGTGAGACAAATGTCTGTCTTTCTCGGAGAGATACAAATGTCTGTCTTTCTCGGAGTGAGacaaatgtctgtctgtctcggagtgagacaaatgtctgtctgtctcggagtGAGACAAATATCTGTCTGTCTCGGAGTGAGacaaatgtctgtctgtctcggagtGAGACAAATATATGTCTGTCTCGGAGTGAGacaaatgtctgtctgtctcggagtgagacaaatgtctgtctgtctcggagtgagacaaatgtctgtctgtctcggagtGAGACAAATGTCTGTCTTTCTCGGAGTGAGacaaatgtctgtctgtctcggagaGATacaaatgtctgtctgtctcggagtgagacaaatgtctgtctgtctcggagaGATacaaatgtctgtctgtctcggagtgagacaaatgtctgtctgtctcggagaGATACAAATGTCTGTCTTGTCGGGAGAGGGAACAGGCCTGGAGCGGAAGATTTGTtttcgctcacacacacacaaacacacacacacacacacacacacacacacacacacacacacacacacacacacacacacacacacacacacacacacacacacacacacacagagaggcgtTTGATTCTCTCCAGTTCAGCGTTGGGACGGGTTGACTGTTAACTCCAGTCAGAACTGAATCACATACAGCTTTATAGTGGTGTCATGTCACTCAGACCAACAGTGGAGAAACAAGAACcgttaaagacagacagacagactccgtAAGTCTCTGGGTTGACCAGGCTtgtcgagacagacagacagactgactgactgccagacagacagacagacagactccgtAAGTCTCTGGGTTGACCAGGCTtgtcgagacagacagacagactgactgactgccagacagacagacagacagactccgtaaggttctgacttagaatatgtggacaagtacaaatacctaggtgtctggttagactgtaaactctccttccagactcacatcaagcatctccaatccaaaattcaaTCTAGAATCCGCTTCCTATTGCGCCACAAAGCATCCTACACCCatgctaccaaacatacccttgtaaaactgactatccgaccgatccttgacttcagcgatgtcatttacaaaatagcctccattactctactcagcaaactggatgtagtctatcacagtgccacccgttttgtccccaaagccccacatactaaccaccactgcgacctgtatgctctcgttggctggccctcgcttcatattcgtcgccaaacccactggctccaggtcatctgtaagtctttgctaggtgaagccccaccttatctcagctcactggtcaccatagcaacacccacccgtagcacgcgctccagcaggtatatctcactggtcaccatcagctgtcagagcagcttacggatcactgtacctgtacacagccaatctgtaaatagcacatccaactacctcgtcccatattgttatttatcctcttgctcttttgcaaccccagtatctctactttcacatcaccatctgcacatatatcactccagtgttaatgctaaattgtaattatttttcctccatggcctatttattgccttacctccctactcttctacatttgcacacactgtacatagatttttctattgtgctattgactgtatgtttgtttatgtgtaactccgtgttgttgttattgttccactgctttgctttatcttggccaggtcgcagttgtaaatgagaacttgttctgaactggccgacctggttatataaaggtgaaataaaatagatGAACTACTTGAGAAAAAGCTAGGCAAATTTGTACGTGCAAATTATGAGAATTTACAGATAATTTCTTTGTCATGGGTATATTATGTGGGGCGGTAGGGTaacttagtggttagagcgttggactagtaaccaaaaggttgtaagttcaaatcccgagctgacaaggtacaaatctgtcgttcttcccctgaacaggcagttctgttcttaggccatcattgaaaataagaatttgttcttaactgacttgcctagtaaaattaaatGTCTTGAGTTGCCTTTTCAGAGGAGAAACCATGATTTCTGTCAGCAGAAGGACGTCTTCCTCAACAGGCCTGGGTTGCATCTCAAATataccctattccttatacagGGCCctctgttgaccagagcccatggTGTAAAGTAATGCACTACCATAGAAATAAGCCGCCATTTTAGAACGTGGCCCTAGTCTTTAGTTAAACATTCCCAGCATGCCGTTCAACAGAAAGCCTCTCAACTGTACCGCTGTACTCCAGACTATAAAAGACTAAGACAAAAGTTCAGAGCTCTCCAGCTACACAGCCACTATGATGTCGCTGCTGCTGAGTGTGTGGgcttgtgtatctgtgtgtagctAGTACTGTATGTGAGTGTGGGCCCACCATGATGCTGGGGTTGGAGTATGGGCCTGGGGTTGGAGTGTGGGGCCCCCATGGTGCTGGGGTTGGAGTGTAAGGCCcccatggtggtggggttggagTGTGGGGCCCCCATAGTGGTGGGGTTGGAGTGTGGGGCcccatggtggtggggttggagTGTGGGGCCCCCATGGTGCTGGGGTTGGAGTGTAAGGCCcctatggtggtggggttggaggGTGGGCCCCATGGTGCTGGGGTTGGAGTGTGGGGCCCCATGGAGGTGGGGTTGGAGTGTGGGGCCCCCATGGTGCTGGGGTTGGAGTGTGGGGCCCCATGGAGGTCGGGTTGGAGTGTGGGGCCCCATGGAGGTGGGGTTGGAGTGTGGGGCCCTATGGAGGTGGGGTTGGAGTGTGGGGCCCCATGGAGGTGGGGTTGGAGTGTGGGGCCCCATGGAGGTGGGGTAGGAGTGTGGGGCCCCATGGAGGTGGGGTTGGAGTGTGGGGCCCCATGGAGGTGGGGTTGGAGTGTGGGGCCCCCATGGAGGTGGGGTTGGAGTGTGGGGCCCCTGTGAAGAGCAGTTTGTTTGCTCTCCACAGAATAACTGTGTGTGACGTGAACATGGAACTGAGCTGTAGCGCTGGGGCAAGATGCATCCCAGTGGGACtaagggatggtgtgtgtgtgtgtgtgtgtgtgtgtgtgtgtgtgtgtgtgtgtgtgtgtgtgtgtgtgtgtgtgtgtgtgtgtgtgtgtgtgtaggaacagGGTACTGGTCCCTCTCCAGAGGAGGACTGATTAGACCCATCAACCTCTCTGCACGCTCCCACTCACAGTGGTAATTGGAGCTGGCAGGAGGGTGTCATGCACCCCTCCTTCTCAACCCTCACTCCTTCcctttctttcactctttctttctgcTTCTTCTGCCATCCACCCCTCcttatcctccctcctccctccttatcCTCCCTCcttatccccccccctccctccttatcctcccccctccctccttatcCCCCCCATCCCTCATTATCCTCCCTCCatatcctccccctccctcattaTCCTCCCTCCATATCCTCCCTCATTATCCTCCCTCCATATCCTCCCCATCCCTCATTATCCTCCCTCCatatcctccccctccctcattatcctccctccttaTCCCCCCACCCATTCCTCATTATCCTCCCTCCATATCCTCACCCTCCCTCATTATCATCCCtccttatcccccctcccctccctcattatcctccctccataccctcccccctccctcattATCCACCCACCTCCCTCCTTATCCTCCCCCCACcctcattatcctccctccttatcccccccctccctcatttTTCTCCCTCCTTATCATTTCCCCTCCCTCCttatcctccccctccctcattatcctccctccatatcctcccccctccctcattatcctccctccttaTCCTCCCTCCATATCCTCCCCCCTCCCTAATTATCCTCCCTCCttatcctcccccctccctccttatccttacccctccctccatctcctcccctctctgattctacaagaaccaatatcactccctaaaaacacaacACTATTgaacaatccttggatagcttttcagaattgACAGATACATTGATACCCCATGGGAAACTGAAGGCAAATTTTGGACTGACCAGTGTAGATAGTTTCACATACATGCAACTTAAGAAGTTACATGTTACGAAATTTCGATTTGAAATATTTTGAACATCAGAGCAATCTTGAGGGAATCCTATTTGAGAGGAACAAAATGGTGTATTTGGAGGATGCGGCGGAGAGTAGTGCAGGTGGTTCTGGGTAGGAGGGATGTTGAtaggtgtctgtgtctctgagatAGGGGGTGAGAACAGGTGGTTCTGGGTAGGagggatgttgttgatgtttgtgtcTCTGAGATAGGGGGTGAGAACAGGTGGTTCTGGGTAGGAGTGATGttgataggtgtgtgtgtctctgagatAGGTGGTGAGAACAGGTGGTTCTGGGTAGGagggatgttgttgatgtttgtgtcTCTGAGATAGGGGGTGAGAACAGGTGGTTCTGGGTAGGagggatgttgttgatgtttgtgtcTCTGAGATAGGGGGTGAGAACAGGTGGTTCTGGGTAGGagggatgttgttgatgtttgtgtcTCTGAGATAGGTGGTGAGAACAGGTGGTTCTGGGTAGGAGTGATGTTGAtaggtgtctgtgtctctgagatAGGTGGTGAGAACAGGTGGTTCTGGGTAGGagggatgttgttgatgtttgtgtcTCTGAGATAGGGGGTGAGAACAGGTGGTTCTGGGTAGGagggatgttgttgatgtttgtgtcTCTGAGATAGGGGGTGAGAACAGGTGGTTCTGGGTAGGAGGGATGttgataggtgtgtgtgtctctgagatAGGGGGTGAGAACAGGTGGTTCTGGGTAGGagggatgttgttgatgtttgtgtcTCTGAGATAGGTGGTGAGAACAGGTGGTTCTGGGTAGGagggatgttgttgatgtttgtgtcTCTGAGATAGGGGGTGAGAACAGGTGGTTCTGGGTAGGAGGGATGTTGataggtgtctgtgtgtctctgagaTAGGTGGTGAGAACAGGTGGTTCTGGGTAGGagggatgttgttgatgtttgtgtcTCTGAGATAGGGGGTGAGAACAGGTGGTTCTGGGTAGGAGTGATGTTGAtaggtgtctgtgtctctgaggtAGGTGGTGAGAACAGGTGGTTCTGGGTAGGAGGGATGTTGAtaggtgtctgtgtctctgagatAGGGGGTGAGAACAGGTGGTTCTGGGTAGGAGGGATGttgataggtgtgtgtgtctctgagatAGGTGGTGAGAACAGGTGGTTCTGGGTAGGagggatgttgttgatgtttgtgtcTCTGAGATAGGTGGTGAGAACAGGTGGTTCTGGGTAGGAGTGATGttgataggtgtgtgtgtctctgagatAGGTGGTGAGAACAGGTGGTTCTGGGTAGGagggatgttgttgatgtttgtgtcTCTGAGATAGGGGGTGAGAACAGGTGGTTCTGGGTAGGagggatgttgttgatgtttgtgtcTCTGAGATAGGGGGTGAGAACAGGTGGTTCTGGGTAGGagggatgttgttgatgtttgtgtcTCTGAGATAGGGGGTGAGAACAGGTGGTTCTGGGTAGGAGTGATGTTGAtaggtgtctgtgtctctgagatAGGTGGTGAGAACAGGTGGTTCTGGGTAGGAGGGATGTTGAtaggtgtctgtgtctctgagatAGGTGGTGAGAACAGGTGGTTCGGGGTAGGAGTGATGttgataggtgtgtgtgtctctgagatAGGGGGTGAGAACAGGTGGTTCTGGGTAGGAGTGATGttgataggtgtgtgtgtctctgagatAGGTGGTGAGAACAGGTGGTTCTGGGTAGGagggatgttgttgatgtttgtgtcTCTGAGATAGGGGGTGAGAACAGGTGGTTCTGGGTAGGagggatgttgttgatgtttgtgtcTCTGAGATAGGTGGTGAGAACAGGTGGTTCTGGGTAGgagtgatgttgttgatgtttgtgtcTCTGAGATAGGTGGTGAGAACAGGTGGTTCTGGGTAGGagggatgttgttgatgtttgtgtctctgagatagggggttgagaacaggtggttctgggtaggagtgatgttgttgatgtttgtgtcTCTGAGATAGGGGGTGAGAACAGGTGGTTCTGGGTAGGagggatgttgttgatgtttgtgtcTCTGAGATAGGGGGTGAGAACAGGTGGTTCTGGGGTAGGagggatgttgttgatgtttgtgtcTCTGAGATAGGTGGTGAGAACAGGTGGTTCTGGGGTAGGagggatgttgttgatgtttgtgtcTCTGAGATAGGGTGGTGAGAACAGGTGGTTCTGGGTAGGAGGGATGTTGAtaggtgtctgtgtctctgagatAGGGGGTGAGAACAGGTGGTTCTGGGTAGGAGTGATGTTGAtaggtgtctgtgtctctgagatAGGTGGTGAGAACAGGTGGTTCTGGGTAGGAGTGATGTTGAtaggtgtctgtgtctctgagatAGGTGGTGAGAACAGGTGGTTCTGGGTAGGAGTGATGTTGTTGATATTTGTGTCTCTGAGATAGGTGGTGAGAACAGGTGGTTCTGGGTAGgagtgatgttgttgatgtttgtgtcTCTGAGATAGGTGGTGAGAACAGGTGGTTCTGGGGTAGGagggatgttgttgatgtttgtgtcTCTGAGATAGGTGGTGAGAACAGGTGGTTCTGGGTAGGAGTGATGTTGAtaggtgtctgtgtctctgagatAGGGGGTGAGAACAGGTGGTTCTGGGTAGGAGGGATGttgataggtgtgtgt contains:
- the LOC116358601 gene encoding proline-rich extensin-like protein EPR1, with the translated sequence MMRHKHQQHHSYPEPPVLTTYLRDTNINNITPTQNHLFSPPISETQTPINITPTQNHLFSPPISETQTPINITPTQNHLFSPPISETQTPINIPPTQNHLFSPPYLRDTNINNIPPTPEPPVLTTYLRDTNINNIPPTPEPPVLTPYLRDTNINNIPPTQNHLDTNINNIPPTQNHLFSPPISETQTSTTSLLPRTTCSHHLSQRHKHQQHPSYPEPPVLTPYLRDTNINNIPPTQNHLFSPPISETHTPINITPTQNHLFSPPISETHTPINITPTPNHLFSPPISETQTPINIPPTQNHLFSPPISETQTPINITPTQNHLFSPPISETQTSTTSLLPRTTCSHPLSQRHKHQQHPSYPEPPVLTPYLRDTNINNIPPTQNHLFSPPISETHTPINITPTQNHLDTDTYQHPSYPEPPVLTTYLRDTDTYQHHSYPEPPVLTPYLRDTNINNIPPTQNHLFSPPISETHRHLSTSLLPRTTCSHPLSQRHKHQQHPSYPEPPVLTTYLRDTNINNIPPTQNHLFSPPISETHTPINIPPTQNHLFSPPISETQTSTTSLLPRTTCSHPLSQRHKHQQHPSYPEPPVLTTYLRDTDTYQHHSYPEPPVLTTYLRDTNINNIPPTQNHLFSPPISETQTSTTSLLPRTTCSHPLSQRHKHQQHPSYPEPPVLTTYLRDTHTYQHHSYPEPPVLTPYLRDTNINNIPPTQNHLFSPPISETQTPINIPPTQNHLHYSPPGPTLQPHLHGGPTLQPHLHGAPHSNPTSMGPHTPTPPPWGPTLQPHLHGAPHSNPTSIGPHTPTPPPWGPTLQPDLHGAPHSNPSTMGAPHSNPTSMGPHTPTPAPWGPPSNPTTIGALHSNPSTMGAPHSNPTTMGPHTPTPPLWGPHTPTPPPWGPYTPTPAPWGPHTPTPGPYSNPSIMVGPHSHTVLATHRYTSPHTQQQRHHSGCVAGEL